One region of Streptomyces sp. CG4 genomic DNA includes:
- a CDS encoding FAD-dependent oxidoreductase, giving the protein MPPETNPVPAFDVVVVGAGPAGSAAALEAARAGLSVALLERGPYPGAKNVYGGVVYGRILDELVPGWWEHMPVQRWVTRRSTMLLTDSQALTVDFRTEDWGRPPYNGATAFRAELDGWLASLAEAAGAVLVPSTTVTGLLRDAAGRVTGVRTDRPGGDLTARIVIACDGVNSFLAKEAGLFAQVPGKQAEHTSLGVKETLALPRKVIEERFGLTGRHGQDIEVLGCTGDIPGGGFLYTNLESVSVGVVLSVVGLAASGERPEAVLAGLKEHPAIAPLLRGAELKEYSAHLIPEGGYDSMPELVTDGMLVAGDAAAMCLAAGIWLEGVNYALGAGMYAGRSAAVAIAAGDTSRAGLTGYRRMLEESFVLADHRRLRRVPGLVFSERVQQSYPGLLCDVAQGFFTVDNPRPKPGLRRLLSGAARRRGVRLRHLLSDAFTGTRSFG; this is encoded by the coding sequence ATGCCGCCTGAGACGAACCCGGTGCCCGCCTTCGACGTCGTCGTGGTCGGTGCCGGCCCCGCCGGGTCGGCCGCCGCGCTGGAGGCGGCGCGGGCCGGGCTGTCGGTGGCGCTGCTGGAGCGCGGGCCCTATCCGGGAGCCAAGAACGTGTACGGAGGCGTGGTCTACGGCCGGATCCTCGACGAGCTGGTGCCCGGCTGGTGGGAACACATGCCGGTGCAGCGCTGGGTGACCCGGCGCTCCACCATGCTGCTCACCGACAGCCAGGCGCTCACCGTCGATTTCCGCACCGAGGACTGGGGCCGTCCCCCGTACAACGGCGCCACCGCCTTCCGCGCCGAGCTGGACGGCTGGCTCGCCTCGCTGGCCGAGGCGGCCGGTGCCGTGCTCGTACCGTCCACCACGGTGACCGGACTCCTGCGCGACGCGGCCGGGCGGGTCACGGGGGTGCGCACCGACCGGCCCGGCGGCGACCTGACCGCCCGGATCGTCATCGCCTGCGACGGCGTGAACTCGTTCCTCGCCAAGGAGGCGGGGCTGTTCGCGCAAGTGCCGGGCAAGCAGGCCGAGCACACCTCACTGGGGGTGAAGGAGACCCTCGCCCTGCCGCGCAAGGTCATCGAGGAGCGGTTCGGACTGACCGGTCGGCACGGTCAGGACATCGAGGTCCTCGGCTGCACCGGTGACATCCCCGGCGGTGGTTTCCTCTACACGAATCTGGAATCGGTCAGCGTCGGCGTGGTGCTGTCCGTGGTCGGGCTCGCGGCGTCCGGCGAACGGCCCGAGGCGGTGCTGGCCGGCCTGAAGGAGCATCCGGCGATCGCCCCGCTGCTGCGCGGCGCCGAACTGAAGGAGTACTCCGCTCACCTGATCCCCGAGGGCGGCTACGACAGCATGCCCGAGCTCGTCACCGACGGCATGCTCGTGGCCGGGGACGCAGCCGCGATGTGCCTGGCCGCCGGTATCTGGCTGGAGGGCGTCAACTACGCGCTGGGCGCAGGCATGTACGCCGGCCGGAGCGCCGCTGTCGCCATCGCCGCGGGCGATACGTCCCGGGCGGGACTGACCGGTTACCGGCGCATGCTGGAGGAGTCGTTCGTGCTGGCAGACCACCGCAGGCTGCGCCGGGTGCCGGGACTGGTCTTCTCCGAGCGGGTCCAGCAGTCGTACCCGGGGCTGCTGTGCGACGTGGCCCAAGGTTTCTTCACCGTCGACAACCCACGTCCCAAGCCGGGTCTGCGCCGGCTGCTGTCGGGCGCGGCCCGCAGGCGCGGTGTGCGGCTGCGCCATCTGCTGTCCGACGCATTCACCGGAACGAGGTCCTTCGGATGA
- a CDS encoding 4Fe-4S dicluster domain-containing protein produces the protein MTQSSPHAHRAGVSFEDRMATVDFRVAERAHIVVDTSVCLSCELRSCVHACPAALFVPTDDGGILFNYEQCFECGTCYQVCDAPGALSWTYPEGGHGVAFRQG, from the coding sequence ATGACCCAGAGCAGCCCTCACGCCCATCGCGCCGGTGTGTCCTTCGAGGACCGCATGGCCACGGTGGACTTCCGTGTCGCGGAGCGCGCTCACATCGTGGTGGACACCAGCGTGTGCCTGTCCTGCGAACTCCGCTCCTGTGTGCACGCCTGCCCCGCCGCGCTGTTCGTGCCCACGGACGACGGCGGGATCCTGTTCAACTACGAGCAGTGCTTCGAATGCGGCACCTGCTACCAGGTGTGCGACGCGCCCGGCGCGCTCAGCTGGACCTATCCCGAGGGCGGCCACGGGGTCGCCTTCCGGCAGGGGTGA
- a CDS encoding mycofactocin-associated electron transfer flavoprotein alpha subunit (Built with help from friend_finder, bracket5, and grep mycofactocin) encodes MNASLPDRIAVLVVRDGVLPLGADEAVAEANGHALVVGSRAGAGARELVAARRVWTADSGTSPAALSVALAPLLTPVHTVVLPASPDGRDLAPRLAGELGRPLLAGALEVLPHGADVLRLGGSALVELTVDGPFVATLEPGMRGAAPVPGPPETRALTLPGPAAAVPDAEHVADLDTSAGAGDLATAHRVLGAGGGLGGPEAVALLAEAGTALGMAVGGTRVVTDAGWLEYARQIGTTGVTVDPDLYVAFGVSGAPHHTGGLGAPRHVVSVNTDPYCPMTAMADLGIVADAAAVLGVLVRKLREVADAA; translated from the coding sequence GTGAACGCCTCCCTGCCCGATCGGATCGCCGTGCTCGTCGTACGGGACGGAGTATTGCCGCTGGGCGCCGACGAGGCCGTGGCCGAGGCGAACGGGCATGCGCTGGTGGTCGGTTCGCGGGCCGGTGCGGGGGCCCGCGAACTCGTCGCGGCCCGCCGGGTGTGGACGGCCGACAGCGGGACCTCCCCGGCCGCCCTGTCCGTGGCGCTCGCTCCGTTGCTCACACCCGTGCACACCGTCGTGCTGCCCGCCTCCCCCGATGGGCGGGACCTGGCGCCGCGCCTCGCCGGCGAGCTGGGGCGGCCGTTGCTCGCCGGCGCCCTGGAGGTGCTGCCGCACGGCGCGGACGTGCTGCGCCTGGGCGGGAGCGCGCTGGTCGAACTGACCGTGGACGGTCCCTTCGTCGCCACCCTGGAGCCGGGCATGCGCGGGGCGGCCCCGGTGCCCGGGCCCCCGGAGACGAGGGCACTCACTCTCCCCGGCCCGGCCGCCGCTGTCCCGGACGCGGAGCACGTGGCCGACCTCGACACCTCCGCCGGCGCCGGTGATCTCGCCACCGCCCACCGGGTGCTCGGCGCGGGCGGCGGGCTGGGCGGCCCGGAGGCCGTGGCGCTGCTCGCCGAGGCCGGGACGGCGCTGGGCATGGCGGTGGGCGGCACCCGGGTGGTCACCGACGCGGGCTGGCTGGAGTACGCCCGGCAGATCGGCACCACCGGCGTCACCGTCGACCCCGACCTGTACGTCGCCTTCGGCGTCTCCGGCGCCCCCCACCACACCGGTGGGCTCGGCGCGCCGCGCCATGTGGTGAGCGTGAACACCGATCCGTACTGCCCGATGACAGCCATGGCCGACCTGGGCATCGTGGCCGACGCGGCGGCCGTGCTCGGCGTGTTGGTCCGCAAGCTGCGGGAGGTGGCCGATGCCGCCTGA
- a CDS encoding mycofactocin system FadH/OYE family oxidoreductase 1: protein MRLTEPVAVGPRTAPSRVVFGPHETNLARRRAISERHVAYYARRAAGGAGLIVTETASVHPSDWPYERAPLAADCGPGWAATAAACAPYGTLVVASLGHAGSQGSSAYHQSALWAPSRVPDVVSRELPMEMEESELAELRAGFASAARLAVDSGLHGVEVEAGQYSLLRQFLSGLTNQRADAYGSDRLLLLRQVLGDVREAVGEGRPVGLRLSCDELAPWAGITPEHAEGFARELAPLLDYLVVVRGSAMSTAATRPDFHAPPGFNAELCAAVRTAVAGAVPVVLQGSVTDSRSAQRALDDGVADLVEMTRAQIADPELVALVRSEHPERVRPCVLCNQKCRVRDNRNPVVSCAVEPRSGHETEDVPDAPLEGRTVSVAASKPRTDKPGGAGGAATRASGDLAALVVGGGPAGLEAARVLAAHGHRVELVERAERLGGMLRAAGERWAPLLDWLESEVRRLGVVVRTHTAVTARDLAGRRVVLATGSRPGPRRYDIDGGNVLEAADLLASRAALPDGPVLVHDPVGDATGVGLAERLAAEGRETSLLTPDQVAGTQLALTGDLADAHARLARAGVTLVRRAALRAVLADAALVEDTVTGERHKVAFAAVVHCGHRLPDTSLTAPADAIAAGDRVAPRTVHEALLEGRRAALALCGEGGTSR, encoded by the coding sequence ATGCGTCTGACCGAGCCCGTCGCTGTGGGGCCCCGCACCGCTCCCAGCCGGGTGGTGTTCGGGCCGCACGAGACCAACCTGGCCCGACGCCGGGCGATCTCGGAACGGCACGTCGCCTACTACGCCCGGCGTGCGGCCGGCGGCGCCGGTCTGATCGTCACCGAGACGGCGAGCGTGCACCCGTCCGACTGGCCCTACGAGCGGGCCCCGCTGGCTGCGGACTGCGGCCCGGGCTGGGCTGCGACCGCAGCCGCGTGCGCGCCGTACGGGACGCTGGTGGTGGCCTCCCTCGGCCACGCCGGCTCGCAGGGCTCCTCTGCGTACCACCAGTCGGCGCTGTGGGCGCCGTCCCGGGTCCCCGATGTGGTGAGCCGGGAGCTGCCCATGGAGATGGAGGAGAGCGAACTGGCCGAGCTGCGCGCGGGCTTCGCCTCGGCGGCGCGGCTCGCGGTGGACTCGGGGCTGCACGGGGTGGAGGTCGAGGCCGGCCAGTACAGCCTGCTGCGCCAGTTCCTGTCCGGGCTGACCAACCAGCGCGCGGACGCCTATGGCAGCGACCGGCTGCTGCTGCTCCGTCAGGTGCTCGGGGACGTGCGCGAGGCGGTGGGTGAGGGGCGGCCGGTGGGGCTCAGGCTGTCCTGCGACGAGCTGGCGCCGTGGGCCGGCATCACACCCGAGCACGCTGAGGGCTTCGCCCGTGAGCTGGCCCCGCTCCTCGACTACCTGGTGGTGGTGCGCGGTTCGGCGATGTCCACCGCCGCCACCCGTCCCGACTTCCACGCCCCGCCCGGTTTCAATGCCGAGCTGTGCGCCGCCGTGCGCACGGCGGTCGCCGGGGCGGTGCCCGTCGTGTTGCAGGGCTCGGTCACCGACTCCCGGTCGGCCCAGCGGGCCCTGGACGACGGGGTCGCCGATCTGGTGGAGATGACCCGCGCCCAGATCGCCGACCCGGAGCTGGTCGCGCTGGTGCGCTCGGAGCATCCCGAGCGCGTGCGACCGTGTGTGCTGTGCAACCAGAAGTGCCGCGTACGGGACAACCGCAATCCGGTGGTCTCGTGCGCCGTGGAGCCCCGCAGCGGCCATGAGACCGAGGACGTGCCGGACGCCCCTCTCGAAGGGAGGACGGTGTCCGTGGCGGCCTCGAAGCCGCGGACGGACAAGCCCGGCGGGGCCGGCGGTGCGGCTACCCGGGCATCCGGCGATCTGGCGGCCCTTGTGGTCGGGGGCGGGCCCGCGGGTCTGGAGGCCGCGCGGGTACTGGCCGCCCACGGGCACCGGGTGGAGCTGGTGGAGCGCGCCGAACGGCTCGGTGGGATGCTGCGGGCGGCGGGCGAACGCTGGGCACCGCTGCTGGACTGGCTGGAGTCGGAGGTACGGCGGCTCGGTGTCGTCGTGCGCACGCACACCGCCGTCACGGCGCGGGATCTGGCTGGACGCCGGGTGGTGCTGGCCACCGGTTCGCGTCCCGGACCGCGCCGCTACGACATCGACGGCGGCAACGTCCTGGAGGCGGCCGACCTGCTCGCGAGCCGTGCGGCGCTGCCCGACGGGCCCGTGCTCGTCCACGATCCCGTGGGAGACGCAACCGGCGTCGGCCTCGCCGAGCGGCTCGCCGCCGAGGGCCGGGAGACCTCGCTGCTCACCCCGGACCAGGTGGCCGGCACGCAGCTCGCCCTGACCGGCGACCTCGCCGACGCGCACGCGCGGCTGGCGCGCGCCGGGGTGACCCTGGTGCGCCGCGCCGCGCTGCGGGCGGTGCTGGCCGATGCCGCGCTGGTGGAGGACACCGTCACCGGCGAGCGGCACAAGGTGGCCTTCGCGGCTGTCGTGCATTGCGGCCACCGGCTGCCCGACACCTCGCTCACCGCCCCGGCCGACGCCATCGCGGCCGGTGACCGGGTGGCACCACGCACGGTGCACGAGGCCCTGCTGGAGGGCCGGCGCGCCGCCCTGGCGCTGTGCGGCGAAGGAGGTACAAGCCGGTGA
- a CDS encoding mycofactocin system FadH/OYE family oxidoreductase 2 — translation MTGLKLLFSPLRLGPLTLANRIVFSAHLTNYAEDGLPSEQHAAYYAARAAGGAGLIITEEHSTHATDWPYEKLIHGFRPEAVAGYRRITEAVHAHGTPILAQLNHNGGQASSMYSRLPVWAPSPVPDPLFREVPKEVTTAEIAEIVAGYGTVAGHCAEGGFDGVELQCSHSSIVRGFLSPATNLRTDAYGGPLEHRVRILREIVDAVREAIGPDRVLGVRLCGDELLDGGTTIEEAVATARMVEATGKVDYINTSIGVATSTLYMIEASMSVPPGYALFVSNAFRSAVRLPVIGVGRIKDPVQAERALAEGHCDLVGVVRGQIADPDFVVKARTGRTPHIRTCLSCNQECVGRMGLNRWLGCIENPRAGREAVSLPAPGPRPRRVLVVGGGPAGLQAAATAARRGHRVTLYERSAATGGQVATAATAPNRAEFLDVVRNLLAECLRHGVDIRTGVEATAHSLRAEAPEAVVLATGARPQRPYWAGDVARVVDVRDILEGRASPAAGQRVLVVDELGFHQATSVAELLAGRGCRVRISTPAMVIGQDLGITLDLETYGVRAHAKGIMHATDQVVVGARPSGEGDEEVELDILTHTTNTTARERYDWVVCAVHQTPEDSLWHALKDAPFPVHRAGDCLTPRRAHAAVVEGHRVGTAL, via the coding sequence GTGACCGGTCTGAAGCTGCTCTTCTCTCCGCTGCGGCTGGGCCCGCTGACCCTCGCCAACCGGATCGTGTTCTCCGCGCATCTGACGAACTACGCCGAAGACGGCCTGCCAAGCGAGCAGCATGCGGCGTACTACGCGGCGCGGGCGGCCGGCGGGGCCGGGCTGATCATCACCGAGGAGCACTCCACCCACGCCACCGACTGGCCGTACGAGAAGCTCATCCACGGCTTCCGGCCGGAGGCGGTGGCCGGGTACCGGCGCATCACCGAGGCCGTGCACGCGCACGGCACCCCGATTCTCGCCCAGCTCAACCACAACGGCGGCCAGGCGTCCTCGATGTACTCGCGGCTGCCGGTGTGGGCGCCCTCGCCGGTGCCCGACCCGCTGTTCCGGGAGGTGCCCAAGGAGGTCACCACCGCGGAGATCGCCGAGATCGTCGCCGGGTACGGCACGGTCGCGGGGCACTGCGCGGAGGGCGGCTTCGACGGGGTGGAGCTGCAGTGCTCGCACTCCTCGATCGTGCGCGGCTTCCTCTCGCCGGCCACCAACCTGCGCACCGACGCCTACGGCGGCCCGCTGGAGCACCGGGTGCGGATCCTTCGGGAGATCGTCGATGCGGTGCGCGAGGCGATCGGGCCGGACCGGGTGCTGGGAGTGCGGCTGTGCGGCGACGAGCTGCTGGACGGCGGCACCACGATCGAGGAGGCCGTCGCCACGGCCCGGATGGTGGAGGCCACCGGCAAGGTCGACTACATCAACACCTCGATCGGCGTGGCCACCTCGACCCTGTACATGATCGAGGCGTCGATGTCGGTGCCGCCCGGCTACGCCCTGTTCGTCTCCAACGCCTTCCGCTCGGCGGTGAGGCTGCCGGTGATCGGCGTGGGCCGGATCAAGGATCCGGTGCAGGCCGAACGGGCCCTCGCCGAGGGGCACTGCGATCTCGTCGGCGTGGTGCGCGGCCAGATCGCCGACCCGGACTTCGTCGTCAAGGCACGCACCGGGCGCACCCCGCACATCCGCACGTGTCTGTCCTGCAACCAGGAGTGCGTCGGCCGCATGGGTCTGAACCGCTGGCTGGGCTGCATCGAGAACCCTCGCGCGGGCCGCGAGGCGGTGTCGCTGCCCGCACCGGGCCCCAGGCCGCGCCGCGTGCTGGTCGTCGGCGGCGGACCTGCCGGGCTGCAGGCGGCGGCGACCGCTGCGCGGCGCGGGCACCGGGTGACGCTGTACGAACGGTCGGCAGCCACCGGGGGCCAGGTCGCCACAGCCGCGACCGCCCCGAACCGCGCCGAGTTCCTGGACGTCGTGCGCAATCTGCTCGCCGAGTGCCTGCGCCACGGCGTGGACATCCGCACGGGGGTCGAGGCCACGGCCCACTCGCTGCGCGCCGAGGCCCCGGAGGCCGTCGTGCTCGCCACCGGAGCGCGACCCCAACGGCCGTACTGGGCCGGTGACGTGGCACGCGTCGTGGACGTGCGGGACATCCTGGAGGGCCGCGCGTCGCCGGCGGCCGGGCAGCGGGTGCTGGTCGTCGACGAACTCGGTTTCCATCAGGCCACCTCCGTGGCCGAACTGCTGGCCGGCCGGGGTTGCCGGGTGCGGATCAGCACGCCCGCGATGGTGATCGGGCAGGACTTGGGCATCACGCTCGACCTGGAGACGTACGGCGTGCGCGCCCATGCCAAAGGCATCATGCACGCCACCGACCAGGTGGTGGTGGGGGCCCGGCCGAGCGGGGAGGGGGACGAGGAAGTGGAACTGGACATTCTCACGCACACCACGAACACCACGGCGCGCGAACGCTACGACTGGGTGGTGTGCGCCGTGCACCAGACGCCGGAGGACAGCCTGTGGCACGCGCTGAAGGACGCCCCGTTCCCGGTTCACCGGGCCGGTGACTGCCTGACCCCGCGCCGCGCGCACGCCGCGGTCGTCGAGGGCCACCGGGTGGGAACAGCGCTGTGA
- the mftB gene encoding mycofactocin biosynthesis chaperone MftB (MftB, a small protein, is a peptide chaperone that assists the radical SAM enzyme MftC in performing two modifications to the C-terminal Val-Tyr dipeptide of the mycofactocin precursor peptide, MftA. MftB's role is analogous to the role of PqqD in the biosynthesis of PQQ, a cofactor that derives entirely from a Tyr and a Glu in the precursor PqqA.): MFTPERPYRCSPSVALRPEPFGALAYHFGTRRLCFLKSPELVTIVRSLAGHPDVHAALDAAGVAAPERAAHLRALASLAAGGLIEPRPEGPADLLEEAA, encoded by the coding sequence GTGTTCACCCCCGAGCGCCCCTATCGGTGCTCACCCAGCGTGGCGCTGCGCCCCGAGCCTTTCGGAGCGCTGGCCTACCACTTCGGGACCCGCCGGCTGTGCTTCCTGAAGTCTCCCGAACTGGTGACGATCGTCAGATCGCTGGCCGGCCACCCGGACGTGCACGCGGCGCTCGACGCGGCCGGGGTGGCCGCTCCCGAGCGCGCCGCTCATCTCCGCGCGCTCGCCTCCCTTGCCGCGGGCGGCCTGATCGAGCCCCGCCCCGAGGGGCCTGCCGACCTTCTGGAGGAAGCCGCGTGA
- a CDS encoding ACP S-malonyltransferase translates to MGPSQFAEVGKFMLVNPFARELIAEADETLGYSLFDRFQEAQGDYSVYAQVAFFVNCLALARWAEAELGAEPAFVTGPSFGGKAAAVHSGALSFADGVRLTERFAHVLDTFFAEDYREEVATQSFARTSAAALDEILAELHEQNEWYDVTCVVDEDFRMLTLRTSRLEWLQRRLRATGGLPLYVMRPPMHSAAFAALRARAAVEVMDGLRFVDPTLAVVSDQDGTLLTASRQIRDLLLDCCVRAVDWPAALASLRDRGVGTLYVAGQDALFGRVGAASKNFRVIAANPRLALRPRRRPAHLAA, encoded by the coding sequence ATGGGGCCCTCGCAATTCGCCGAAGTCGGCAAGTTCATGCTTGTCAACCCCTTCGCCCGGGAACTCATCGCCGAAGCCGACGAAACCCTCGGCTATTCACTCTTCGACCGCTTCCAGGAAGCGCAGGGCGACTACTCGGTGTACGCCCAGGTCGCCTTCTTCGTGAACTGCCTGGCCCTGGCCCGATGGGCCGAGGCCGAGCTCGGCGCCGAACCAGCCTTCGTCACGGGACCGAGCTTCGGCGGCAAGGCCGCCGCCGTGCACTCAGGCGCCCTCTCGTTCGCCGACGGAGTCCGGCTTACCGAGCGCTTCGCCCACGTCCTCGACACGTTCTTCGCCGAGGACTACCGGGAGGAGGTCGCCACCCAGTCCTTCGCCCGCACCTCCGCCGCAGCCCTGGATGAGATTCTCGCCGAGCTGCACGAGCAGAACGAGTGGTACGACGTCACGTGCGTGGTGGATGAGGACTTCCGCATGCTGACGCTGCGTACGTCTCGCCTGGAGTGGCTCCAGCGGCGGCTGCGTGCGACCGGCGGGCTCCCGCTGTACGTCATGCGGCCACCCATGCACTCCGCAGCGTTCGCCGCGCTGCGCGCCCGCGCCGCCGTCGAGGTGATGGACGGCCTTCGGTTCGTCGACCCGACGCTCGCGGTCGTCTCCGACCAGGACGGTACCCTGCTGACCGCCAGCCGGCAGATCCGCGACCTGCTGCTTGACTGCTGCGTCCGCGCGGTCGACTGGCCGGCCGCCCTGGCTTCCCTGCGTGACCGTGGTGTCGGCACCCTTTATGTCGCCGGTCAGGATGCCCTGTTCGGCCGGGTCGGCGCCGCCAGCAAGAACTTCAGGGTCATCGCGGCCAACCCCCGCCTCGCCCTGCGCCCTCGCCGCCGCCCGGCCCACCTGGCGGCGTGA
- the mftC gene encoding mycofactocin radical SAM maturase (MftC is a radical SAM/SPASM enzyme that catalyzes the first two steps in biosynthesis of the electron carrier mycofactocin from the terminal Val-Tyr dipeptide of the precursor peptide MftA.) gives MKLVDHFASGLDAPICLTWELTYACNLACVHCLSSSGRRDPRELSTSECKAVIDELERMQVFYVNIGGGEPTVRADFWELVEYATAHHVGVKFSTNGVRITPERARWLAASDYVDVQISLDGASADVNDAVRGPGSYDTAMAAIRNLADAGMRDFKLSVVVTRHNVGQLDDFKAIADRYGAQLRITRLRPSGRGADVWGELHPTSGQQRTLYEWLLKHGENVLTGDSFFHLNALGPQPLAGLNLCGAGRVVCLIDPVGDVYACPFAIHDTFLAGNVRSPGGFTAVWRESELFAELRAPQTGGACTACSAYDACRGGCMAAKFFTGLPLDGPDPECVKGNGERALAMVGSGTAPHPSGDHSHRTRPRSGPVPVTIGRRPVGAGVPDRACDTSPLAGFAPGSPGAA, from the coding sequence GTGAAGCTCGTCGACCATTTCGCAAGCGGCCTGGACGCTCCCATCTGCCTCACCTGGGAGCTGACCTACGCCTGCAACCTGGCATGCGTGCACTGCCTGTCGTCCTCGGGCCGACGGGACCCTCGGGAGCTGAGCACGAGCGAGTGCAAGGCCGTGATCGACGAGCTGGAACGCATGCAGGTCTTCTACGTCAACATCGGCGGTGGCGAACCGACCGTGCGCGCGGACTTCTGGGAGCTGGTCGAGTACGCCACGGCTCACCACGTCGGGGTGAAGTTCTCCACCAACGGGGTGCGCATCACGCCCGAACGGGCCCGGTGGCTGGCCGCGAGCGATTACGTCGACGTGCAGATCTCCCTGGACGGGGCAAGTGCCGACGTCAACGACGCGGTGCGCGGCCCGGGGTCGTACGACACGGCGATGGCCGCGATCCGGAACCTCGCGGACGCCGGCATGCGGGACTTCAAGCTGAGCGTGGTGGTGACCCGGCACAATGTCGGCCAGCTCGACGATTTCAAGGCCATCGCCGACCGGTACGGCGCCCAGCTGCGCATCACCCGGCTGCGGCCCTCCGGGCGCGGCGCCGACGTGTGGGGCGAACTGCACCCGACCTCCGGGCAGCAGCGAACGCTGTACGAGTGGCTGCTGAAGCACGGGGAGAACGTGCTGACGGGCGACTCCTTCTTCCACCTCAACGCCCTCGGCCCGCAGCCGCTGGCGGGCCTGAACCTGTGCGGGGCGGGCCGGGTGGTGTGTCTCATCGACCCCGTCGGTGACGTGTACGCCTGCCCGTTCGCGATCCACGACACCTTTCTCGCCGGCAACGTCCGCTCCCCGGGCGGCTTCACCGCCGTGTGGCGGGAATCCGAGCTGTTCGCCGAGCTGCGCGCCCCCCAGACCGGTGGCGCGTGCACGGCCTGCTCGGCGTACGACGCCTGCCGCGGCGGCTGCATGGCCGCGAAGTTCTTCACTGGACTGCCCCTGGACGGCCCGGACCCGGAGTGTGTGAAGGGCAACGGGGAACGGGCGCTGGCCATGGTCGGCTCGGGCACGGCGCCGCACCCGAGCGGCGACCACTCACACCGCACCCGGCCGCGTTCGGGCCCGGTCCCGGTCACCATCGGACGCCGTCCCGTCGGTGCCGGGGTGCCCGACCGGGCCTGTGACACCAGTCCGCTGGCCGGCTTCGCGCCCGGGAGCCCGGGGGCCGCGTGA
- a CDS encoding mycofactocin-associated electron transfer flavoprotein beta subunit → MLVAAALRWTDPRASAHPLTGAAPSAPYAAGASPADRCALEHALRLAEQLGGRCLAVTVGPAGAEEMLREALAAGVDGALRIDGPDGDEAATAHSLLAGLTAQGPLPQVVVCGDRSQDRGTGATPALLAASLGASQALGLTELAVDTETTGGVRLRAVRRLDGGRAEELRVPLPAVCSVEPGSVRPRRAALAAVLAARRAEVAVVRAGAREGAGVRAGRTRPYRPRPKVLSAPDGSTRERLLALTGALTPPRTPPRVVTPPSAEEAAELLLAHLREHGVDVAGQR, encoded by the coding sequence GTGCTCGTGGCCGCTGCTCTGCGCTGGACGGATCCGCGCGCGTCCGCGCACCCGCTGACGGGTGCGGCCCCGAGTGCGCCCTACGCGGCCGGGGCCTCCCCTGCCGACCGGTGCGCGCTGGAACACGCGCTACGGCTCGCCGAGCAGCTTGGCGGGCGTTGCCTGGCGGTGACCGTGGGGCCCGCGGGCGCCGAGGAGATGCTCCGCGAAGCCCTGGCCGCCGGCGTCGACGGGGCGCTGCGCATCGACGGCCCGGACGGCGACGAGGCGGCGACCGCGCACAGCCTGCTGGCCGGCCTCACGGCCCAGGGCCCGCTGCCGCAGGTGGTGGTGTGCGGGGACCGCTCACAGGACCGTGGCACCGGCGCCACGCCGGCTCTCCTGGCCGCGTCACTGGGGGCATCGCAGGCATTGGGGCTCACCGAACTGGCGGTCGACACCGAAACCACCGGTGGGGTACGACTGCGGGCGGTACGGCGGCTGGACGGCGGGCGCGCGGAGGAACTCCGCGTGCCGCTGCCCGCGGTGTGCTCGGTGGAGCCCGGCAGCGTACGACCGCGCAGGGCGGCACTCGCCGCGGTGCTCGCCGCTCGGCGGGCGGAGGTCGCCGTGGTCCGAGCGGGTGCGCGGGAGGGCGCCGGAGTGCGGGCAGGCCGGACGCGCCCTTACCGGCCGCGCCCGAAGGTCCTGTCCGCCCCCGACGGCAGCACCCGGGAACGGCTGCTTGCGCTCACCGGCGCCCTGACGCCGCCGCGCACCCCGCCCCGGGTGGTGACCCCGCCTTCCGCCGAGGAGGCGGCGGAACTGCTGCTCGCCCATCTGCGGGAGCACGGCGTGGACGTGGCGGGACAGAGGTAG
- the mftA gene encoding mycofactocin precursor MftA (Mycofactocin is a small molecule electron carrier derived from the final two amino acids, Val-Tyr, of MftA, the mycofactocin precursor. It plays a role in redox homeostasis and the metabolism of alcohols and aldehydes in Actinobacteria, including Mycobacterium tuberculosis.), producing MQELEGLAMDVEDNTGAEEAPGSSAEVEYAEELLVEEVSIDGMCGVY from the coding sequence ATGCAGGAATTGGAAGGGCTCGCCATGGATGTCGAAGACAACACCGGGGCCGAGGAAGCGCCCGGCAGCTCGGCGGAGGTCGAGTACGCCGAGGAACTACTCGTCGAAGAGGTGTCGATCGACGGCATGTGCGGCGTCTACTGA